The Rhododendron vialii isolate Sample 1 chromosome 8a, ASM3025357v1 genome has a window encoding:
- the LOC131335984 gene encoding uncharacterized protein LOC131335984 isoform X1, whose amino-acid sequence MAGREVREYTNLTDPKDRKLGKGKDKIDEEDITFQRMVAKMQEVAGERGGYLHGRGALDSDDLLYLKEQMEAEEDAERLLRRTEKRAFAAFKKSCKFSGFFTCISSLGSTCGVKAKEWNKTARFAEEGGGSQTQAAQSFKPV is encoded by the exons ATGGCTGGAAGAGAAGTTCGAGAGTACACCAATCTCACTGATCCTAAAG ATAGGAAATTGGGGAAGGGGAAGGATAAGATAGATGAAGAAGACATCACATTCCAACGCATGGTTGCCAAG ATGCAAGAGGTTGCAGGAGAACGTGGAGGCTACCTTCATGGACGAGGCG CATTGGACAGTGATGATCTGCTCTATCTGAAAGAGCAAATGGAGGCCGAGGAGGATGCAGAACGCCTTCTGCGACGCACTGAGAAACGTGCATTTGCTGCTTTTAAAA AAAGCTGCAAGTTTAGCGGATTCTTCACCTGCATCAGTTCCCTTGGCTCTACGTGTGGAGTCAAAGCCAAAGAGTGGAATAAG ACAGCAAGATTTGCTGAAGAAGGTGGTGGAAGTCAAACCCAAGCGGCACAGAGTTTCAAGCCTGTCTGA
- the LOC131335985 gene encoding probable aquaporin TIP3-2, with amino-acid sequence MQPRRYAFGRAEEATHPDSMRAALSEFLSTFIFVFAGEGSILALDKMYRDRALGASSLVVIALAHGLALFAAVASSMNVSGGHVNPAVTFGALVGGRISLLRALFYWVAQLLGAVFASLLLKLATDGMRPVGFGVASGVGELNALVMEIVLTFGLVYTVYATAIDPKRGSLGTIAPLAIAFIVGANILVGGPFDGASMNPARAFGPALVGWRWRNHWIYWVGPFVGAGIAGLLYEYAVIQPETPHHPHHHQPLAPEDY; translated from the exons ATGCAGCCACGGAGATACGCTTTTGGGAGGGCGGAAGAGGCCACCCACCCGGACTCCATGCGAGCCGCCTTGTCCGAGTTCCTTTCCACTTTTATCTTTGTATTTGCTGGCGAAGGCTCTATCCTCGCTCTCG ATAAGATGTACAGAGATAGAGCTCTAGGGGCATCATCCCTGGTGGTGATTGCCCTAGCTCACGGCTTAGCCCTATTTGCAGCAGTGGCATCCAGCATGAACGTATCTGGTGGGCATGTCAACCCTGCCGTCACCTTTGGGGCTCTGGTGGGAGGGAGGATCTCCCTCCTCCGCGCCCTCTTCTACTGGGTCGCTCAGCTTTTGGGCGCCGTTTTTGCCTCTCTCCTCCTCAAGCTTGCCACAGACGGCATG AGACCGGTTGGGTTTGGGGTGGCCAGTGGAGTTGGAGAGTTGAATGCGCTGGTGATGGAGATAGTGCTGACGTTTGGGCTGGTGTACACAGTGTATGCGACTGCTATCGACCCAAAGAGGGGAAGTTTGGGGACAATTGCACCTCTGGCCATTGCCTTCATTGTTGGAGCAAATATACTGGTGGGAGGGCCTTTTGATGGAGCTTCCATGAACCCGGCAAGGGCCTTTGGGCCTGCCCTGGTGGGCTGGAGGTGGAGGAATCACTGGATCTACTGGGTTGGTCCTTTTGTCGGAGCCGGCATCGCAGGCCTCCTCTATGAGTATGCAGTCATACAACCCGAGACCCCACACCACCCTCACCACCACCAGCCTTTGGCTCCGGAAGATTACTAA
- the LOC131335984 gene encoding uncharacterized protein LOC131335984 isoform X2, with protein MKKTSHSNAWLPRDIGSFWVVDLHRCKRLQENVEATFMDEAFEHAALDSDDLLYLKEQMEAEEDAERLLRRTEKRAFAAFKKSCKFSGFFTCISSLGSTCGVKAKEWNKTARFAEEGGGSQTQAAQSFKPV; from the exons ATGAAGAAGACATCACATTCCAACGCATGGTTGCCAAG GGATATTGGCTCCTTCTGGGTGGTTGATTTACACAGATGCAAGAGGTTGCAGGAGAACGTGGAGGCTACCTTCATGGACGAGGCG TTTGAACATGCAGCATTGGACAGTGATGATCTGCTCTATCTGAAAGAGCAAATGGAGGCCGAGGAGGATGCAGAACGCCTTCTGCGACGCACTGAGAAACGTGCATTTGCTGCTTTTAAAA AAAGCTGCAAGTTTAGCGGATTCTTCACCTGCATCAGTTCCCTTGGCTCTACGTGTGGAGTCAAAGCCAAAGAGTGGAATAAG ACAGCAAGATTTGCTGAAGAAGGTGGTGGAAGTCAAACCCAAGCGGCACAGAGTTTCAAGCCTGTCTGA
- the LOC131335984 gene encoding uncharacterized protein LOC131335984 isoform X3: MKKTSHSNAWLPRCKRLQENVEATFMDEAFEHAALDSDDLLYLKEQMEAEEDAERLLRRTEKRAFAAFKKSCKFSGFFTCISSLGSTCGVKAKEWNKTARFAEEGGGSQTQAAQSFKPV, encoded by the exons ATGAAGAAGACATCACATTCCAACGCATGGTTGCCAAG ATGCAAGAGGTTGCAGGAGAACGTGGAGGCTACCTTCATGGACGAGGCG TTTGAACATGCAGCATTGGACAGTGATGATCTGCTCTATCTGAAAGAGCAAATGGAGGCCGAGGAGGATGCAGAACGCCTTCTGCGACGCACTGAGAAACGTGCATTTGCTGCTTTTAAAA AAAGCTGCAAGTTTAGCGGATTCTTCACCTGCATCAGTTCCCTTGGCTCTACGTGTGGAGTCAAAGCCAAAGAGTGGAATAAG ACAGCAAGATTTGCTGAAGAAGGTGGTGGAAGTCAAACCCAAGCGGCACAGAGTTTCAAGCCTGTCTGA